Part of the Synechococcus sp. MU1617 genome, GCACCACTTGATCGCAAACGATGTCGCTGATAGCGACGCGACCACCGGGGGCCAGGACCCGGCGAATGTTGGCAAGGAGCCTGTCCCGCGCCGATGGATTCACCAGGTTGAGCACACAGTTGCTCAGCACCACTTCGATCGAACCGTCAGCGATCAGGGGTTCACCTGAAGCCGTGGGGGCATCCAGGGCTTCGATGGCTCCATCAACAAAACAGACGTTGTCGAAGCCCACGGCTGAGGCAACAACCGGGATCGCCTCTCGCGACAGGGCCAGCATGTCGGCGTTGCGATCCACACCGGTGACACTGCCGGATGGCCCGACAATTTGGCTGCAAATGAAGGCGTTTTTGCCGCTGCCGCTCCCCAGATCGAGCACGCGGTCCCCCTGCTTCACCCAACGGGTGGGATCACCACAGCCGTAATCACGCTCAATAACAGCTTCCGGAATCACCCTGAGCAGGGCAGGGTCGAAGCCGACCGGGGTGCAAAGGCAGGCTTCCTGCTCTTGGGCAGCAGCTCCATAGCGGGCTTCAACCGCCTGGGTTTGATCCAGAGACTGCGGCACTGGGGACGAACAGCACGACTCCGCCATCAGCCGATTGCCTCCTGCAGCTCACGCACAACATTCCACTGGCCATACCAGTAGTTGGCCTCGGCCCGTCGGTCGGGATCCGCCATACCATCCACCGCATCAGGACCCACCGACTTCCACAGCTCATGGCCGCAAACGCGGTTGAGGCCCTGTTCCGCCTCATCCGACAACAACTGCAGACGCCGCTGCAGATTTTTGAGCTGAGCGACAGCCATCAGAAAAGGATCAATTGAGGCGATAGTACAAAAGAACCAAGAGGGATCAAGGCTCAGAAGGGCAGCTTTTTCTTCGCGTCCTTGTCGAGATCGGCTTCCATCTCGCGCAGGCGCTTCAGGATCGTGTCGTAGTACTCACCGATGTAGGCCTCCATGTCCGTGGTTTCCGAGGCCTCAAGACCGAAGGCGGCATAGCTGTTTTGCATGGGGGCATCCAGGGTCTGACCGCTACCGGTGACCTCCGCAAAAGCCAACCGCTCCGCCACGTTGACGGCAGGTTCAAAGAAGGAGGCCACCCCCTGCATCAGGTTGATCAGGAAGGGCTGCACCCGAAACACGCGGGCCGTCCTGCCACTGCAGCGTTCACAGAGCTGCACCAGTTCACCGGTGTTCCAGGCCTTGGGGCCAACAACGGGGTAAGTGCCCCGCACGGTTTCTTCACGCTCGAGTGCCGCAACGGCGAAGCGGGCCATGTCCTGAGTGTTCATGTAGGCAATGGCCGTGGGGCTGCCACTGACCCACACGGTCTGGCTCTCCAGAACAGGAATGGCGAACTGACTGATCACCCCCTGCATGAAGGCAGCACCCTGAAGGATCGTGTAGTCGAGATCCGACGACTCCAGCAGTTTCTCCGTGCAGGCCTTGATGTCCATCAAGGGAACGTCGCGGTGCTGATGGGCGCCCAGCAAGGAGAGAAAGACAAAACGCTTCAACCCTGCTCGATCACAGGCATGAAGCAGATTGAGCTTTCCGTCCCAATCCGTTTCGTAAATGCTGCGGGGGTCGTTGGGGCGACTGGTGGATGCATCGATCACCGCATCCATGCCCTCGAGGGCGTAATCGAGGCTGTCGGGCTCCAACAGGTCACCCCGGGTCAGTTCACAACCCCATTCCTGCAGGAAGGCAGCTTTACGAGGGGTCCGCACCATGCAGCGCACCTGGTGGCCGGCATCAAGAGCACGACGGGCGATCTGTCGTCCCAGGGTGCCCGTGCCACCCACCACAAGCACTTGCATCGGCGCCTTCCTTACGAAGAGGGGAGCCTAATGGGCCCAGCTTCGAAGCGACTGCTTCAGTCTTCGCCCTGCAGTTTCAGCAGCAGAGCACCGCCAGCGAGGCCGATGGGAATCAACACCCAGAAGATCGCAGCAGTTCCAAAAATCTCAGCAGCCATGGTCTGGGCAAAGCGATCACCCGCCCATTTAAATCCCTTCCCCCCGCAGGCTGGTGCAGATCTGTAACAGCTTCGGTAATTCAGCATCGGTTCGCACCTGCCCTGCCATGACGCCGCTTGCACTGGCGCGATAGCCCGCGGCCTGGAGCGCCTTCACCAATGGCCTCAGCGCTGGCGGCCCGCCGATACCCAGCCGCCGGGCCAGCTCATCGGTGGGCCAGACCGTGGGGCGATCGCCGGGATCCGCCTGCAGGCGCTGCATCAGCCGAAGCGTGGCGGGGCTGATTTGCTGACTCCCCAGCTGCTGAGCATCGGCAAGCAGCTGCTGCAAAAGCTGCGGCTCCTGCAAGGGACCGATCCACAACGGGCCGCTGATGCTCCACCGCCCCTGTCCAGCCGCGCAGTCACAGGCCGGCCAGCCGCTGAGCTTCAGCAGAGGCTGCACCCGTTGGGCACCGCAGCTTTCGCAACGGGCCACCAGCCCAAGCTTCTGTTCATCGCCCGCTGGAATCTGGCGCCGCAGGCGCAGGGCCAGACGAAAGGTGCGGCCTTCACTGAA contains:
- a CDS encoding methyltransferase domain-containing protein, which codes for MAESCCSSPVPQSLDQTQAVEARYGAAAQEQEACLCTPVGFDPALLRVIPEAVIERDYGCGDPTRWVKQGDRVLDLGSGSGKNAFICSQIVGPSGSVTGVDRNADMLALSREAIPVVASAVGFDNVCFVDGAIEALDAPTASGEPLIADGSIEVVLSNCVLNLVNPSARDRLLANIRRVLAPGGRVAISDIVCDQVVPLRLQQDPDLWSGCISGAWQEQAFLEAFEALGFEQVRYADRSEQPWRVVEGIEFRAVTLVGALPAEAQRSSCF
- a CDS encoding NAD(P)H-binding protein, with the protein product MQVLVVGGTGTLGRQIARRALDAGHQVRCMVRTPRKAAFLQEWGCELTRGDLLEPDSLDYALEGMDAVIDASTSRPNDPRSIYETDWDGKLNLLHACDRAGLKRFVFLSLLGAHQHRDVPLMDIKACTEKLLESSDLDYTILQGAAFMQGVISQFAIPVLESQTVWVSGSPTAIAYMNTQDMARFAVAALEREETVRGTYPVVGPKAWNTGELVQLCERCSGRTARVFRVQPFLINLMQGVASFFEPAVNVAERLAFAEVTGSGQTLDAPMQNSYAAFGLEASETTDMEAYIGEYYDTILKRLREMEADLDKDAKKKLPF
- the petM gene encoding cytochrome b6-f complex subunit PetM, with translation MAAEIFGTAAIFWVLIPIGLAGGALLLKLQGED